gcttcagtcagcctgggccaggccgactggcgcGTGGGGGCCCCGCGGGCGAGACGGGcggcctgcagtcggcctAGCCGAGGCCGACTGGACCTAATCGGTTTGGAccaggccgaggccgtattattttttaattttttaaaaacgcgtattatttttgaaaatgattaaaaaaatcgtattatttataaaaaattaGCCATGGTTTCACTTTCTACGTCCTGTCCGTTGTTTCATAGAACAGAGCTGGAGTTTGACACGTGTTAAGAATGCAGAAGCTACTTCCAGCTTTCTTTTGTTTAATTTCCTCATTATGTGACACGTGTAAAACCCGGCCTCCCACCCAATAGCTAAGTCATAAAGTATAAATTCAGCTGTTGCTCAAATCAACTAAGATCTGTTAAGAAAATGTACTTCAAAATAATAAGTAGTTCACAAGATATGATTGTCTTATCGTCAATTAAAAGGCAAACCTATTTCAGCATTTTTATTAGAACTAACCACTGTGTCACTTCAACTCCATACATTTGGAGATTCCGGATACTATACGACCACCGTAACAAATCTGCCTCGTTACCAGCGGTTCATATTggcatgtttttttaattaacatTTGGCCCCGGAAGCAAATTTCTTCTAATGCATCTAATGTACTTTATTTTATAATCACATATGTACTCAACCATATTTAATGTTTAATTAAATACATATTGAAGATTTATTTTACCAACCTTGTTGTCAAACGACACCAATTTTACCTACACGATCatgcatttcttttttattaaCAACAATTCAACGATAGCATGATGTAATTTGTGGATGAATTTAATTTCGCAATTATTCCAAACCTCAATCACAACTCGCTGAACATGTTTCATACATATAAtgtcaaaaaacaaataacaCTGCCAAATAGGAAATAACATACCAACAACCGTACAggaattacatttttttttccccttaATCTTACACAATGATATAATGTGTGCCGTCGTCTTTGGAGAACTTCCCTACCCAAGCAAAATCTTAGGATTTGCGCAATTATTCCTCCTATGTCAAGCTACACCACAATTTGAACATCTCGGCTCCTTCCGCGGCGCCTTTGCTATGTCCCCACGTTCCGGACAAGTAGTGTTTTTGTGCCCTGACTTGCGACATGTAGAACAAAACCTAGTTCTTTTCGAAGATTCTTCATAAGGTGGCTTGTCACGTCGAATGCTTGGTCTACCAGCAGTCCTCTTCTTCAAAGGTTCAGACATGACTACCTGAACCCTAGCAGCAGCATCAATTGTCGTCGTTGCAGCAGTCTCACCTTTCGACCCGGTTTCTTTACCTGTTGAATATGTTTCCATTTCTTTTGCCCTTTCCTCCACTCCTAAACCATCCTTCTCCTTGCTCATCGGTCTCAGCATATTTACCAACTTGTCTATCTCACGCATAGCCAGATTATAACATTCTAGGTTTGAATCACCAAGAGAATTTACCTCCAAGCAAGCAAGGTGTAGGCTCGAATGCCGGTAGCTCGACGGCATGCTTGACTCCTTGTCTTTTTGATAGTGCTGAAGGTGCTTAGGTAGAATGTCCCGCACGTCTCGTGTCCACCTCTTCAAAATATACCTCCAAGGTATCTCCTGTAGCCAAGGTGAATCAAAACCTAAATTATTTCATATGTTAGTCATCCCACCCGGTGTTACATGTTTACATCAGAATTAATAACATCAAGTTGCCTTAAGTtctatatttttctatttacCTTTAGCACATGAGGGCATAAGAATCCCGCGTGCTCGAAGAATCCACATTCGCAGCTGAACTTTTCTGCTACACGGTCCACTGTTACGCGGAACAACACTTTGCACCAATCTTCTTTTGCAGAAGCCCTGGAGTGTCTTGCTATGTACTTACTGTCAGCGACAACCTCGTCCACAATGTAATTTCCTGATTCGTACAAGCATTCGCCAAATTGCTCAAACATTGACCTTGTGTAAACCTTGCTTGCATGCCTCTCTATGGGCACATTAGATCTCAGCACCACACCTGACTGAAattcaaatcaaatttatATCAGTTAGTACTACTTCTGAATAGTCTATTATTTTGCGCCAGCATATCCTGATTTTTCCTTACCAGAGCAGTTCGTTTTTCTTGGTAACTTTCCTCTTGGTCCCGGTCGAACTGGAGCTTAGCGTACTGTTTTACAAAAAGATGCATTGGACATCCCGGCGGGATATACCTCTTCAGCATGTGGTTTGTGCTTTCGCTACGCTGCGTGCTCGTCATTTTTGCACAGAATACATTACGGAAATATGGGTTGTGCCTTACTTCATAAATCTGTGGAAGGTATGGTTGTTTCTGCAACCCATGCCTCTCCAGCATCGCCGCCCACCCCTTCTCAAACTCCTCTTCAGTATACAGCTCGGAAACTAATTTGTGAAACTCAGCCCTGAAACTTGATCTCTTATTGTACAAGGCACCCAAGCActccttggccttcttcaGAACGTGCCATTTGCACCAGCGGTGTGCCGTGTTAGGCAGCTCGTCAGCGATAGCCAGCTCCATAGCCCTAGCTTGATCTGCGTACGGACAAACAGTATAATCATCATCAAATcttttcaaatttaaaaaacatTAAACGGAACACGATTCGAAATAGTTTGAAAACCATTTCATCACCTGTCAGGATCGTCTTAGGATGATTCCCTTTCCCTCCCATCATCCTCATGAACTCCCTGAAGACCCATCTGAAACTGTCTTCCTTTTCATCTCTCATCAGAACACCACCGAGTATTATACTTTGGAAGTGGTTGTTTACCCCGACaaacaaaccaaaaggcatgtCGTACAGGTTTGTGCAATAAGTTGTATCGAACGTCAGCACATCTCCGAAACAGGCGTATTTTTCGCTGCACCTAGCAGTTGTCCACAGCAAAGTCTTCATACGGCTCTCATCATCCAACTGGACTGTATATTTGAATTCAGGGTCATCATCCAGCAGCTTGCCGAACACATCCATCGTCTCGACAGCGTCATTATCAGATTGCTCACGACTTATTTCACCACACAAACTTTTAAGCGACCTCTTGGTGAAAGGAATACTCTCCATGCTACCAAAAAAACTTCCTATTATGCTGTAAACTTTACCCAAACTGACGTTATTTTCTCGCAAGCGCCTAACCAGGTCTTTCGCGTGCTTATCTATGTGTTTGTGCGATTGCCAATGCATTTTCTCACCGCATGTTGATGATAGTGCATGGTTATGCCGGTCTCTATGTTCAGAAACGTACCATCCACCATCTGTAGTCCTCAATAGACGAATCATCGCCGCACAACCGCACCTCGTCGACCTGCTGTTATCCTTTATAGGTTTGCCCTGAAACAACATTTAACAAACAAACGTCATTTCGAAATAGAGGTGATACACAATTATCGACATCATTGGGGTTTTTACTTACAGAACATCCGCACAGCAATTCTTGCATACACTTCTTCATATGCACGTTCAGCCTACTCTTACCGTATCTTATTCCAAAACCAATTTCCCACGATTAAAGGTTGTAAAAGCTGAACGCCTCATCCAGAGAATCAAAAGTGGTGCCGACTGAAGGATCAACAACCATCGGCCTTCTATTCTGTACATAACTACGAATACTTGACGAACTTCCAATTAGACCGGAAAGCCCGGAATCTGACCACATCCTGGAGGTAGGCAAACTGGTGTTAGAGTTGTTTACTTTTGTACCTTCACCCTCATTTATGGCTTTGCATTGTGATGACATCTTATGTCTCATCGTAGGCATCCAGGCAATGGTGCCGAGTGAAAACTGAAGGTGTAACAGCTCCGATGCGCTCCTGGCTTGCTTGGTTCCCCTTGGAATTTTTGTATCCCCTCTTGGTTGGTACTGGATCGTGTTCGGCCCCGTGTCCATGTTGTAATCCAGCTAATTAATGCACCTGAGATGAGATTTGTGTGCGCATGATTTGTGTGGTGTGTGGAACAAACTGTTTTGATTTACGTCTAAAGATTGCTGCTGTTTCAACTGTATGGAATTGTACCAGAGGCAGATAAGGCTAGTATATTAATATTAGTAAGTTGTAACGTAACTTGTGATATCTAAAGAGTTGTTACTGAGCAATCAGAATACATTAGTCCGGGGACGGATCAATTCAGTAATATTATTAGGCGAAGATAAACATTGTATTCTTGTCTTCTGAATATCTATCTTAGCATCATCGCGAACACACTATTGATATTGTATTCTTCTCCTTGAATCACATCAGCATGGTTTCTCTTTTCATCCAAGTCGTTCAGCAATATGATTGTGCCTTCCTTCATATGTTGTTACCAGCGAATTATCTGATGAACGCTCCACGAACTTGCGTGCATTGCATCTGGCTGTGCTGCATCTGTATTAGCTCCTGCAAATTCAACAGCCACTCTATAATTTGCACTTGTGTTTGTTTAATTGCAATTTGACATTTCAGTGACTTAAGCACAAGAGTGTGCTATAACACCggtacttaaaaaaaaaagtccttCCAAAAATACACAAGAGTATGAATTCACGGAGGTGATGTTATGTTCCAAGGTTTCATGCAGAAGTATGTATTACATTGGAAACAAATTGCCGTTAACAGCCTTCTGACCATACTTGCGCCAACGGAATGCATCCTCAGATGACTCGCATTCTGTTGAAGCCTGGAACACACGAGCAGCCTCAGCATTAGCTCCCAGGCCATTTGATTGCTCCTCCTTTCGGCTGAAAAATGGCgattttgaaaaatgaaaCATTGGATTTCTTGGACCAAATGCAGACATATTGTTCTTGACTGCATAGAATTTTGACTAGAGACATTTTGCTACTAGGTTTAACAAAGTTCTGAATCCCCAAATTAAACAACATTAACATACATACCTGCCCTTGCAGTTACAGACCAGACTATTTTCTCCAAGCTCATCGAAGCAATAACAACACCTTCTGAATGTATCAGCCACAACATTGGAATCAATAAGAGACAGGCCATTGCATCCTCCTAACTGGCTTTCTGCTCCAGCATCATAGACGTCGGCAATGACAACCTCTGTACCCGTTGATGACACTGGCTTCTTTGGAAGATGGGGCTTGGGATGGTTGTGCTCACCATTGTACACAATTTCAGCAATCTGGCCATCAAGTGTAGTTTCCACCTTCCTCTTGACAGGGCAGGTTGGGTAGGTGCACTTGTAGTAGCTCCTTGGGAACTCGCTCCCTTTCACTTGCTTCTGCCCATACTTCCTCCAGTTGTAGCCATCATAGGACAAACGGTTTCTCGCACCGTGAATTGGCTTGTTGATGTTGTGGAACACTGTCTGATGTTCATCACAAGAGACTGCTTGTTGTTCTGTGTCTACGACCATCTGCTCATGTGTGGTGTCTGAACCACCGTCCTGTAACTGAAGTTTGGCACATTAATTGTCATAGCACCATCACATTGTAACATTATGGTTAGTTTGAAACTCATCTAACAGATGACAGATATGTTCTTAAATTTGAAGAGTTGTCCTGGGGAGAATTTTGCTGGTACCTGGTAAACACAAACTAAGTTTCTTTCTAAATTCAGAAATTGAATTTCAGTG
This is a stretch of genomic DNA from Brachypodium distachyon strain Bd21 chromosome 1, Brachypodium_distachyon_v3.0, whole genome shotgun sequence. It encodes these proteins:
- the LOC100832400 gene encoding WRKY transcription factor 44, translated to MQSQEKITTVKPVASRPFSSFSSFSKLLKDFTTTGSTRITSPGETAIVRRPKARRFASPPSDLSTGLTATMLQDGGSDTTHEQMVVDTEQQAVSCDEHQTVFHNINKPIHGARNRLSYDGYNWRKYGQKQVKGSEFPRSYYKCTYPTCPVKRKVETTLDGQIAEIVYNGEHNHPKPHLPKKPVSSTGTEVVIADVYDAGAESQLGGCNGLSLIDSNVVADTFRRCCYCFDELGENSLVCNCKGSRKEEQSNGLGANAEAARVFQASTECESSEDAFRWRKYGQKAVNGNLFPMS